A single genomic interval of Methyloceanibacter caenitepidi harbors:
- a CDS encoding arylsulfatase, whose amino-acid sequence MKLKMRGLARAGLVTAVAALLSMTVSAVPSFAQDDDASETATDKPNVLVIWGDDIGIWNISHNSKGMMGYETPNIDRIANEGLSFTDYYGQQSCTAGRAAFIGGNVPVRTGMTKVGLPGAKEGWQESDVTIATVMKSLGYKTGQFGKNHQGDLDEHLPTNHGFDEFFGNLYHLNAEEEPEHPDYPTNPAFREKYGPRGVIHSWAQEDGTQKIEDTGPLTKKRMETVDEETLAAAKDFIKKANDEGEPFFVWWNGTRMHFRTHVKEEHRGLSGETGNEYQDGMVEHDMHVGELLALLDELGIADNTIVFYSTDNGPHFNTWPDAGTTPFRSEKNSNWEGAYRVPAFVRWPGKFPAGKTLNGIVSHEDWLATFAAAGGNPDVKEQLAQGVELEGRTYKNYIDGMNMLPYFMGDVEESPRDEFIYVNDDGQIVAIRYKPWKAVFLENRGKAFEVWREPFVELRVPLIFNLRRDPFERAQHNANTYNDWVLDRAFVLVPMQGLAAEFLKTMQDYPPSQTPGAFNLSKIEEQLKAGVGSN is encoded by the coding sequence ATGAAACTGAAAATGAGAGGCCTCGCTCGAGCCGGCCTTGTGACGGCAGTGGCGGCCTTGCTGTCCATGACAGTCTCTGCCGTTCCGTCCTTTGCGCAAGACGACGACGCGTCCGAAACGGCGACCGATAAGCCAAATGTTCTCGTGATCTGGGGCGACGATATCGGCATCTGGAACATCAGCCACAACAGCAAGGGCATGATGGGCTACGAGACGCCGAACATCGACCGGATCGCCAATGAAGGCCTGTCCTTCACCGACTATTACGGCCAGCAGTCGTGCACCGCCGGCCGTGCTGCATTTATCGGCGGCAACGTGCCCGTCCGGACGGGCATGACCAAGGTCGGTCTCCCAGGCGCCAAGGAAGGCTGGCAGGAATCGGACGTGACGATCGCCACGGTGATGAAGAGCCTCGGCTACAAGACCGGCCAGTTCGGCAAGAACCACCAGGGCGACCTCGACGAGCATCTGCCGACCAATCATGGCTTCGACGAGTTCTTTGGCAATCTCTACCATCTGAACGCGGAAGAAGAGCCCGAGCACCCGGACTATCCGACGAATCCCGCGTTTCGCGAGAAGTACGGGCCGCGTGGCGTGATCCACTCGTGGGCTCAAGAAGACGGCACCCAGAAGATCGAGGATACCGGTCCGCTGACCAAGAAGCGGATGGAAACGGTCGACGAGGAAACGCTCGCGGCAGCCAAGGACTTCATCAAGAAGGCCAATGACGAGGGCGAGCCCTTCTTCGTGTGGTGGAACGGCACGCGCATGCATTTCCGCACGCACGTGAAGGAAGAGCATCGCGGTCTCTCCGGCGAAACAGGCAACGAGTATCAGGACGGCATGGTCGAGCACGACATGCATGTGGGCGAGTTGCTCGCGCTGCTCGACGAGCTCGGCATCGCCGACAACACCATCGTCTTCTACTCGACCGACAACGGGCCGCACTTCAACACGTGGCCGGATGCCGGCACCACGCCGTTCCGCTCGGAGAAGAACTCGAACTGGGAAGGCGCCTATCGCGTGCCGGCCTTCGTGCGCTGGCCCGGCAAGTTTCCCGCCGGCAAGACGCTGAACGGCATTGTCTCGCATGAGGACTGGCTGGCGACATTCGCAGCGGCCGGCGGCAATCCCGACGTCAAGGAACAGCTTGCCCAAGGCGTGGAACTCGAAGGCCGTACCTACAAGAACTACATCGACGGCATGAACATGCTGCCCTATTTCATGGGCGACGTGGAGGAATCGCCGCGCGATGAGTTCATCTATGTCAATGACGACGGGCAGATCGTGGCCATTCGCTACAAGCCTTGGAAAGCCGTGTTCCTGGAGAATCGCGGCAAGGCTTTCGAGGTCTGGCGCGAGCCGTTCGTCGAGCTGCGGGTGCCGCTGATTTTCAATCTGCGGCGCGACCCGTTCGAGCGAGCCCAGCACAATGCGAACACCTATAACGATTGGGTGCTCGACAGAGCCTTCGTCCTCGTACCGATGCAAGGCTTGGCGGCCGAATTCCTGAAGACCATGCAGGACTATCCGCCCAGCCAAACGCCGGGTGCTTTCAACCTCAGCAAGATCGAGGAGCAACTGAAAGCGGGCGTAGGCTCGAACTGA
- a CDS encoding HAD family hydrolase, giving the protein MKRLLTSIAATAMILSGPALAQTADPLPSWNDGPTKEAIVGFVEKVTEEGGPDYVASADRVATFDNDGTLWLEQPMYTQLAFALDRVKALAPEHPEWKDTQPFKAVLDNDMKTLAASGEKGLVQLIAATHAGMSPEEFQQIVGDWLEQAKDKRFNRRYTDLVYQPMLELLSYMRDNGFTTYIVSGGGIEFLRNFSEPVYGIPPAQVVGSSIETKYEVVDGKPTLLRLPEVHFVDDKEGKPIGINEYIGQRPIAAFGNSDGDYQMLDWTTSGDGTRLGVIVHHTDAEREYAYDRDSTFGRLDKALDDAPAKGWIVVDMKKDWNTVFPPAQ; this is encoded by the coding sequence ATGAAGCGTCTTCTAACTTCGATCGCCGCTACGGCGATGATTCTGTCCGGCCCCGCGCTCGCACAGACGGCCGACCCGCTGCCGTCGTGGAACGACGGGCCGACGAAAGAAGCTATTGTCGGCTTCGTAGAGAAAGTGACGGAAGAAGGTGGGCCCGACTATGTCGCCTCCGCCGACCGTGTGGCGACGTTCGACAATGACGGCACGCTTTGGCTCGAACAGCCCATGTATACCCAGCTCGCCTTCGCGCTCGACCGCGTGAAGGCACTGGCGCCCGAGCACCCCGAATGGAAGGACACACAGCCGTTCAAGGCCGTGCTCGACAACGACATGAAGACGCTTGCCGCCTCCGGCGAAAAAGGCCTGGTTCAATTGATAGCCGCGACCCACGCCGGCATGTCGCCGGAAGAATTCCAGCAGATTGTCGGCGATTGGCTCGAACAAGCGAAGGACAAGCGTTTCAATCGCCGCTACACGGACCTTGTCTATCAGCCCATGCTCGAGTTGTTGTCCTACATGCGGGACAACGGCTTCACGACCTACATCGTTTCGGGAGGGGGGATCGAGTTCCTGCGGAATTTTTCCGAGCCGGTCTATGGCATCCCGCCGGCCCAGGTCGTCGGCTCTAGCATCGAGACGAAGTACGAGGTCGTCGATGGCAAGCCGACGCTCCTGCGCCTGCCGGAAGTCCACTTCGTCGACGACAAGGAGGGCAAGCCGATCGGCATCAACGAGTATATCGGCCAGCGCCCCATCGCGGCGTTCGGCAACTCGGACGGCGACTATCAGATGCTGGATTGGACCACTTCGGGAGACGGCACGCGGCTCGGCGTCATCGTTCATCACACCGATGCGGAACGCGAATACGCCTATGACCGCGATTCGACCTTCGGCCGCCTCGACAAGGCTTTGGATGACGCACCTGCCAAGGGCTGGATCGTGGTCGATATGAAGAAAGACTGGAACACGGTATTCCCGCCTGCTCAATAA